One stretch of Chitinophaga pendula DNA includes these proteins:
- a CDS encoding protein-disulfide reductase DsbD family protein — protein sequence MNRYINRRIKHCVLLFFLLVIVTPAVSAFSGADTVFRQELTFTDIPDTTVIADTITSQQPLLSAAPATTQPASVTPETVPTLSLVTIFISGFIGGLAALLLPCIFPMLPLTVGFFTKRHQDRKKGIRDAVIYGLSIILIYVGLGMLITVLFGADALNTLSTNGVFNFLFFLLLVVFAASFFGAFEIELPYKWVNKAESNTSRKGFTGIFFMAAALSLVSFSCTGPIIGTLLVQAATSGARSGPAAGMLGFSIALAFPFVLFALFPSWLKSLPKSGGWLNSVKVCLGFVELGFSLKFLSNVDLTYHWHLFDREVFLVLWIVLAALLGLYLLGKLRFTHDSPVDHVSVPRLFLAILVFSFSLFMVPGLWGAPLKSISAFLPPQASQDFDLYTPTLRTASKSTTSLPADVTTRRYENLFDSPLGLRPFFDYEEGVAYARKVHKPVIIDFTGHACVNCRKMEAAVWPDPNVLGLLSNDYVLIQLYVDDKTMLPVEEQYISPFSNRKITTIGALNSDIQASRFNTNAQPFYVLLHPDTEQPLVSPQGADYHPTSYAGYLSTGLQAFKKLK from the coding sequence ATGAACAGATATATCAACAGAAGAATAAAACATTGCGTCCTGCTATTCTTCCTGTTAGTCATCGTAACACCCGCCGTGTCTGCATTTTCCGGGGCAGACACGGTATTCAGGCAGGAACTTACATTTACCGATATTCCGGATACCACTGTTATTGCAGACACCATTACCAGTCAACAGCCCCTATTGTCCGCTGCCCCTGCTACCACTCAACCAGCCAGCGTAACTCCGGAAACAGTACCTACCTTAAGCCTGGTTACCATTTTCATATCCGGATTTATCGGCGGGCTGGCAGCGTTGCTACTACCCTGTATATTTCCGATGTTGCCACTGACCGTCGGCTTTTTCACCAAACGGCACCAGGACAGGAAAAAAGGCATCCGGGATGCGGTGATATACGGATTGTCGATCATACTGATCTATGTAGGATTAGGTATGCTGATCACCGTTCTTTTTGGTGCCGATGCATTGAATACCCTCTCTACAAACGGCGTATTTAATTTCCTGTTCTTCCTGTTGCTGGTTGTATTTGCAGCCTCCTTCTTCGGGGCATTTGAGATAGAGCTGCCTTATAAGTGGGTGAATAAAGCAGAAAGTAACACTAGTAGAAAAGGCTTTACAGGCATATTCTTTATGGCGGCTGCTTTGTCCCTGGTATCCTTCAGTTGTACGGGACCTATCATAGGTACATTATTAGTTCAGGCTGCCACTTCTGGAGCCAGGTCAGGTCCTGCTGCAGGCATGTTAGGATTTTCTATCGCCCTGGCGTTTCCGTTTGTATTATTCGCGCTATTCCCATCCTGGTTAAAAAGCCTGCCTAAATCCGGCGGCTGGCTTAACAGTGTCAAAGTATGCCTTGGTTTTGTGGAACTGGGATTTTCTCTTAAGTTCCTGAGTAACGTCGATCTGACCTATCACTGGCATTTATTTGACCGCGAAGTATTCCTGGTACTTTGGATCGTACTGGCCGCACTACTGGGGTTGTACCTGTTGGGCAAACTACGGTTCACCCATGACAGTCCGGTAGACCATGTCTCCGTACCCAGGTTATTCCTGGCTATCCTTGTGTTTTCTTTCTCATTATTTATGGTTCCGGGCTTATGGGGCGCTCCTTTGAAATCGATCTCCGCCTTCCTGCCACCACAGGCCAGCCAGGATTTCGATCTCTATACACCTACCCTGCGGACTGCCAGCAAGAGTACTACCAGCCTGCCAGCTGACGTGACTACCAGGAGATATGAAAATCTCTTTGATAGCCCCTTGGGATTACGGCCATTCTTTGACTATGAAGAAGGGGTAGCCTATGCCCGGAAAGTGCATAAACCTGTCATCATCGACTTCACCGGTCATGCCTGTGTAAACTGCCGTAAGATGGAGGCAGCCGTATGGCCGGACCCTAACGTGTTAGGGTTACTCAGCAACGATTATGTATTGATCCAACTATATGTAGACGACAAGACAATGTTGCCGGTGGAGGAGCAATATATCAGCCCATTCAGCAACCGGAAGATCACCACTATCGGAGCGCTCAACAGCGACATACAAGCCTCCCGGTTCAATACCAACGCACAACCGTTTTATGTATTGCTGCATCCGGATACAGAGCAACCGTTAGTCTCGCCACAAGGTGCAGATTACCATCCGACCTCCTACGCCGGGTATCTGAGTACAGGACTACAGGCATTCAAAAAATTAAAATAG
- a CDS encoding peroxiredoxin family protein produces MKRKYHLLIIGLLLFSSHLFAQQQITNGRWHALLHRKDGHQIPFEADIRKDHAGKIILDILNREERISTYVQRTGDSLTIRMPVFESWFKLKIVSTDSIEGVWVSHGDSNYTVLPVTIKYGSRRFPAAATASTLPITGKWRIEFTRQNQTKRPAIGAFKQRGDRLSGSVLTPSGDYRYLDGVVSGDSLLLSTFDGAHAFLLTAAIYQDRLQGTFYAGATAKETWSAVRDEQATLPRVKTTIKEGDQLLLNFHFRDIDGQPLSLQDERYKNKVIVLQLMGSWCPNCMDETAFLSKYYRQHKEQGLEIIALGYELSTDSVRSVASLQQFRKQFQVAYAMVNTGVTASDPLRTAKTFPQLSEIKVFPTTIILDRNGIVQDVSAGFWGPGAPAYHQQYISHFEETIQRLLSPR; encoded by the coding sequence ATGAAAAGAAAGTATCACTTATTAATTATAGGACTGTTATTGTTTTCTTCCCATTTATTTGCACAACAACAGATCACGAACGGTCGCTGGCATGCGCTCCTGCATCGGAAGGATGGCCACCAGATCCCTTTTGAGGCAGATATACGAAAGGATCACGCCGGCAAGATAATCCTGGACATTCTGAACAGGGAGGAACGTATCAGTACCTATGTACAACGTACCGGAGACTCGCTGACTATCCGCATGCCCGTGTTTGAGTCCTGGTTTAAACTGAAGATCGTCAGTACCGATAGCATCGAAGGGGTATGGGTAAGCCACGGAGATAGCAATTATACCGTTCTTCCTGTCACTATTAAATACGGAAGCAGGCGTTTTCCTGCTGCGGCTACCGCCTCCACCCTGCCGATCACCGGCAAATGGCGTATTGAATTCACCCGGCAGAATCAGACCAAACGACCAGCCATTGGAGCGTTCAAACAGCGAGGTGACCGGCTCAGCGGATCTGTCTTAACACCTTCGGGCGACTATCGTTATCTGGACGGCGTAGTATCGGGAGATTCCCTGTTGCTATCTACCTTCGACGGTGCGCATGCATTTTTACTGACAGCCGCTATCTACCAGGATCGCCTCCAGGGTACCTTCTATGCGGGAGCTACCGCCAAAGAAACATGGTCCGCTGTAAGAGATGAACAGGCGACGTTACCACGCGTAAAGACCACGATAAAAGAAGGAGATCAGCTACTCCTTAACTTTCATTTCAGGGATATAGATGGGCAGCCATTGTCGTTACAGGACGAGCGATACAAAAATAAAGTCATTGTCTTGCAGCTAATGGGGTCCTGGTGTCCTAACTGTATGGATGAGACGGCATTCCTGAGTAAATACTACCGTCAGCATAAGGAGCAGGGGCTGGAGATCATCGCCCTGGGATATGAGCTTAGCACCGATAGCGTAAGGTCTGTAGCAAGTCTGCAGCAGTTCAGGAAGCAATTCCAGGTAGCTTATGCGATGGTGAATACCGGTGTTACCGCCAGCGATCCGCTACGTACGGCAAAAACATTTCCTCAGCTCTCAGAGATCAAGGTTTTTCCAACCACTATTATACTGGACCGTAATGGTATCGTACAAGATGTCAGTGCCGGTTTTTGGGGTCCCGGAGCTCCCGCTTATCACCAGCAATATATCTCTCATTTTGAGGAGACGATCCAACGTTTATTATCGCCACGGTAA
- a CDS encoding sensor histidine kinase, whose product MKCLLLLIICLMPLVRLQGQTPLLDSLKKNVVTAASETAQLSSLVAICEQYENMPRDSIRQYLRLLSIHAAHQPLLRYKIAAAICTAHALFRWDEVDSCEAIIKKIRPLLTVKDSNTRAAYFQLSALNAGCSLVRADYRSAMAQLITILKEATIYHDSLALAINLNTLGVMAYNRDRLPDAIDRSLQGLAFCHEAPKYDKIKAALYTNLANNYAWIGGDKNDSAQYYLDKAIILSKKTQHLSFLANAYAVQANLYKWTGQPAKAVQYMQLTLSIRKKTEGVLSGFSNLQLALGNLYLNEKMYLKALDVFKAPVDSMLGLIRRGDITNSKINYELLQYFYEGMARSYKALNDPARYAASLATLVSVKDSLYKHNSAKAIAELETQYQLQQKENIIRQQHWVIVQRNYVLTGVLLVVFLGAFIVYLLFRDSRRRQKYRLQQIQEQEQRQAAVAVLDAAEKERKRIATDLHDNLGVYAASIASNVSQLSQHVPFAHEHLLQQLKNNSHNMILELNDTIWILKKERLRLTAISDRIKTFLLRLSTSHPHIDMEVQEDIMTDVELPAAHAFHLFQIVKEAITNTIKHSGADQLVIVIRSENDWEMIITDNGCGSLLTDNLQTDGNGLRHIRSRASICGWYIHWQNTKGTRIHISPTPNCVFFVTE is encoded by the coding sequence ATGAAATGTTTGTTGCTTCTCATCATATGCCTGATGCCCCTCGTTCGCTTACAGGGTCAAACCCCGCTACTTGACAGCCTGAAAAAAAATGTAGTAACTGCGGCATCTGAAACCGCACAATTATCTTCTCTCGTAGCGATATGTGAGCAATACGAGAACATGCCCCGTGATAGCATCAGGCAATATTTACGCTTGCTATCCATTCATGCAGCTCACCAACCACTGCTGAGGTATAAAATAGCTGCAGCTATCTGTACTGCGCATGCACTATTCAGATGGGATGAGGTAGACAGCTGCGAAGCTATTATTAAAAAGATACGTCCACTGTTAACTGTAAAGGATAGTAATACCCGTGCAGCTTATTTCCAGTTATCAGCGCTCAATGCAGGTTGCTCATTGGTACGTGCTGACTACCGGTCGGCTATGGCACAGCTTATTACCATCCTAAAAGAGGCTACTATATATCATGACTCTTTAGCCTTGGCCATCAACCTGAATACGTTGGGAGTGATGGCTTATAATCGCGACAGGCTACCTGATGCCATCGACAGATCTCTTCAAGGACTGGCATTCTGCCATGAAGCTCCCAAATACGATAAGATAAAAGCAGCTTTATACACTAACTTGGCAAACAACTATGCCTGGATCGGCGGGGATAAAAATGATTCTGCCCAATACTATCTCGACAAGGCTATTATCCTCAGTAAAAAAACACAACACTTATCCTTTCTAGCCAATGCCTATGCGGTGCAGGCCAATCTTTACAAATGGACAGGCCAGCCAGCAAAAGCAGTTCAATATATGCAGCTGACGCTCTCCATCCGGAAAAAAACCGAAGGAGTATTGTCCGGCTTCTCCAACCTGCAGCTGGCATTGGGCAACCTGTATCTGAATGAAAAAATGTACTTAAAAGCGCTGGATGTTTTCAAGGCGCCGGTCGACAGTATGCTCGGTTTGATACGACGTGGAGATATTACTAACAGCAAGATCAACTATGAACTGCTGCAATATTTTTATGAGGGAATGGCCCGTAGTTATAAAGCGCTTAACGATCCGGCTCGATACGCAGCATCGCTTGCCACATTAGTGTCTGTTAAAGATAGTCTTTACAAACATAATAGTGCGAAAGCCATTGCTGAATTGGAGACACAATACCAGTTGCAACAAAAAGAAAACATTATCCGCCAGCAACACTGGGTTATTGTACAACGAAACTACGTACTGACCGGAGTGTTGCTGGTGGTGTTTTTGGGTGCATTTATCGTTTACCTGCTCTTCAGAGATAGCAGGCGCCGGCAAAAATATCGCCTACAGCAAATACAGGAGCAGGAACAACGGCAGGCCGCTGTAGCCGTCTTGGATGCTGCAGAAAAAGAGCGAAAAAGGATAGCTACCGATCTGCATGATAACCTGGGTGTATATGCAGCTTCCATTGCATCCAATGTCAGCCAGCTTTCACAACATGTTCCTTTTGCGCATGAGCACCTCCTTCAGCAACTTAAAAACAACTCCCATAATATGATACTGGAGCTAAACGACACGATATGGATATTAAAAAAAGAAAGACTTCGGTTAACCGCTATCAGCGACCGTATAAAGACGTTCCTGTTACGCCTTTCAACAAGCCATCCACATATAGACATGGAGGTGCAGGAAGATATAATGACTGACGTAGAGCTACCGGCCGCACACGCTTTCCACCTGTTCCAGATCGTTAAAGAAGCTATTACCAATACTATCAAACATAGCGGGGCAGATCAGCTGGTGATCGTCATAAGATCTGAAAACGACTGGGAAATGATTATTACAGATAATGGCTGCGGCTCTCTACTTACAGATAACTTGCAAACTGACGGCAATGGATTACGGCATATCCGGTCCCGTGCCAGTATATGTGGCTGGTATATACACTGGCAAAACACTAAGGGCACGAGGATACACATCTCGCCTACCCCAAACTGTGTATTTTTTGTTACTGAGTAA
- a CDS encoding response regulator yields MRHSNEHLIIAFADDNAICISTFLQKVREIKGCSVLFTANSGAQCLEELKGCPLQQLPDIIFVDLEMPQLSGIQVIAIARTLYPSIQFIVLTVFEDDDKVFDAIKAGAVGYLLKHESAAAIAAAMKQVMEGGAPMSPGIARKALQLLSRSTIDTVESTNSAGIPAIITAREREVLQHLIKGWDAKRIGVALGISTLTARKHINNIYSKLHIRSKAEVISLVHQHKWI; encoded by the coding sequence ATGCGTCATTCAAACGAACATCTTATCATAGCTTTTGCAGATGACAACGCTATCTGCATATCTACTTTCCTGCAAAAAGTACGTGAAATCAAAGGATGTAGCGTATTATTTACAGCGAACAGTGGGGCACAATGCCTGGAGGAATTAAAGGGATGCCCATTACAACAGTTGCCGGACATCATCTTTGTAGACCTGGAAATGCCACAACTCAGCGGAATACAGGTTATTGCCATTGCGCGCACCCTCTATCCCTCTATCCAGTTCATCGTACTCACCGTCTTTGAGGATGATGATAAGGTATTTGATGCTATCAAAGCGGGGGCAGTGGGATATCTGCTAAAACATGAGTCCGCGGCAGCGATCGCGGCTGCCATGAAGCAGGTAATGGAAGGAGGAGCTCCAATGAGCCCCGGTATTGCCCGGAAAGCGTTACAGTTACTTTCCAGGTCAACGATCGATACAGTTGAAAGTACTAACAGCGCAGGCATACCGGCCATCATCACCGCCAGGGAAAGAGAGGTATTACAACACCTGATCAAAGGTTGGGATGCCAAACGCATTGGAGTGGCCTTGGGGATCAGCACACTGACAGCCCGTAAACATATTAACAATATTTATAGCAAACTTCATATACGATCCAAAGCAGAAGTTATTAGCCTTGTACATCAACACAAATGGATATAA